A genomic window from Salinicoccus sp. RF5 includes:
- a CDS encoding tRNA-dihydrouridine synthase: MKDNFWKELPRPFFVLAPMEEVTDVVFRHVVAEAARPDVFFTEFTNSDSYCHPKGRQSVQGRLTFTEDEQPLVAHIWGDKPEHFREMSIGMAEAGFKGIDLNMGCPVPNVAGDGKGSGLIQRPEVAADLIEAAKAGGLPVSVKTRLGYTEIDEWKTWLKHVLEQDIANLSIHLRTRKEMSKYDAHWELIPEIKQLRDEIAPETLLTINGDIPDYETGMALAEKYGIDGVMIGRGIFKNPFAFEKEPKVHTSRELLNLLRLHLDLHDEYAHLGLRKYTALHRFFKIYVKGFRGASALRNALMQTKETDEARALIDQFAQNLSEEEMETQHS, from the coding sequence ATGAAAGATAATTTTTGGAAGGAACTGCCCCGTCCGTTCTTCGTGTTGGCGCCGATGGAGGAAGTGACGGATGTGGTCTTCCGTCATGTAGTGGCGGAAGCGGCACGTCCTGATGTGTTCTTCACGGAGTTCACGAATTCGGACAGCTACTGCCATCCGAAGGGCAGACAGAGTGTACAGGGCCGTCTGACCTTCACGGAAGATGAACAGCCGCTCGTGGCCCACATATGGGGGGATAAGCCTGAACATTTCCGCGAAATGAGCATCGGTATGGCTGAAGCGGGATTCAAGGGCATCGACCTCAATATGGGATGTCCTGTCCCGAACGTCGCTGGAGACGGCAAGGGCAGCGGACTCATCCAGCGTCCCGAAGTGGCGGCCGACCTCATCGAGGCGGCGAAGGCCGGCGGACTGCCGGTCAGTGTGAAGACGCGCCTCGGCTATACGGAGATTGATGAATGGAAGACATGGCTCAAGCATGTGCTGGAGCAGGATATTGCGAACCTGTCGATCCATCTGCGTACACGCAAGGAAATGAGCAAATACGATGCACACTGGGAACTGATTCCTGAAATCAAGCAGCTGAGGGATGAAATCGCTCCGGAGACGCTGCTGACGATCAATGGAGATATACCGGATTATGAGACGGGCATGGCACTTGCCGAGAAGTATGGTATTGATGGTGTCATGATCGGCCGCGGCATCTTCAAGAATCCGTTCGCTTTTGAGAAGGAACCAAAAGTCCACACCAGCCGGGAACTCCTCAATCTTCTGAGGTTGCATCTCGATCTGCATGACGAATATGCGCATCTCGGCCTCCGTAAATATACAGCGCTCCACCGCTTCTTCAAGATATACGTCAAAGGCTTCCGGGGTGCGAGTGCCCTCCGGAACGCACTGATGCAGACGAAGGAGACGGATGAGGCGCGTGCACTGATCGACCAGTTCGCGCAGAACCTGTCGGAAGAAGAGATGGAGACACAGCACTCGTGA
- a CDS encoding DUF6544 family protein, translated as MSKTKILLAGIGGLPVVLLGGAFAARKRFNRMVDEEVEALFEKVEKDVRKISEADLEGLPDAVRRWLGNSGIMDRGDIKAVRLRQNAEMRLAEDKPWMPVRAEQYFIPHQPGFVWKADIRMAPFIHISGRDKYDDARGNMLIKVLSMFTVADSSGPEIDQGTMLRYLAETIWFPSAALNDYIIWKHIDENNAEATMTYGDVSATGVFTFNSDGDPTHFEAERYGEFDGETRLETWAIPLKSYREFEGVRVPTEGEVTWKLDAGDFNWFNFEVTEIEYDSPHPYQ; from the coding sequence ATGTCCAAAACGAAAATTTTGCTTGCTGGAATCGGAGGTCTTCCGGTTGTGCTGCTGGGTGGTGCCTTCGCCGCCAGGAAAAGGTTCAACAGGATGGTGGATGAGGAAGTGGAAGCACTTTTTGAAAAGGTGGAAAAAGATGTCCGGAAGATATCGGAAGCAGACCTCGAAGGGCTGCCTGATGCGGTCCGGAGATGGCTTGGAAATTCCGGCATCATGGATCGTGGGGATATAAAGGCGGTGCGGCTCAGGCAGAATGCAGAGATGCGGCTGGCTGAAGACAAGCCATGGATGCCTGTCCGGGCGGAACAGTATTTCATTCCCCACCAGCCGGGGTTCGTCTGGAAGGCGGATATCCGCATGGCGCCCTTCATCCACATTTCGGGGAGGGACAAGTATGATGATGCCCGGGGGAATATGCTGATCAAGGTGCTTTCCATGTTTACAGTCGCCGACTCGAGCGGCCCCGAAATCGATCAGGGGACGATGTTGAGGTACTTGGCGGAAACGATATGGTTTCCGAGTGCTGCGTTGAATGACTATATAATATGGAAACATATCGATGAAAACAATGCGGAGGCAACCATGACATATGGCGACGTTTCAGCAACAGGTGTGTTCACCTTCAACAGTGATGGAGATCCCACGCATTTCGAGGCGGAACGGTATGGGGAATTCGATGGTGAGACGCGTCTTGAGACATGGGCAATCCCTTTGAAGTCGTACAGGGAGTTTGAAGGGGTGAGGGTCCCGACTGAAGGTGAAGTGACCTGGAAACTGGATGCCGGAGACTTCAACTGGTTCAATTTCGAAGTGACGGAAATCGAGTACGATAGCCCCCACCCATATCAGTGA
- the cysK gene encoding cysteine synthase A — protein sequence MDRVDSIVDVIGNTPVVKLNRLVPEGAADVYVKLEMFNPSKSVKDRAAYNMLRQAEADGLVEPGGTIIEPTSGNTGIGLAMNAAAKGYEAIFVLPDSSTSERINLLKAYGAKVVLTPADEKMPGCIRKAKELQAEIPNSFIPQQFENYANPDIHRTTTAVEILEDFDYDLDAFVATAGTGGTITGTGEVLKQHLKDLHIAVVEPQGSPVLSGGEPGKHKLVGTSPGFIPNILNTDVYDEIIQIADEDAIDMFRRLATEEGIFVGPSAGASVFAAISVAKKLGAGKRVVAIAPDTGERYMSMGLIE from the coding sequence ATGGATAGGGTCGATAGTATTGTTGATGTGATAGGAAATACACCTGTAGTGAAATTGAATAGGCTGGTGCCTGAAGGGGCTGCGGATGTCTATGTGAAACTTGAAATGTTCAACCCCAGCAAAAGTGTGAAGGACCGTGCAGCATACAATATGCTGAGGCAGGCGGAAGCGGATGGCCTTGTCGAACCGGGCGGCACGATCATCGAGCCGACGAGCGGCAACACCGGGATCGGTCTGGCGATGAACGCAGCAGCCAAAGGCTACGAGGCGATATTCGTCCTGCCTGACAGCTCCACAAGCGAACGCATCAATCTGCTGAAGGCATATGGTGCAAAAGTGGTGCTGACGCCTGCAGATGAAAAGATGCCCGGATGCATCAGGAAGGCCAAGGAGCTCCAGGCGGAAATCCCGAACAGCTTCATCCCCCAGCAGTTTGAAAACTATGCGAACCCGGACATCCACCGTACGACGACGGCGGTCGAGATTCTGGAGGACTTCGACTATGATCTCGATGCGTTTGTGGCGACAGCGGGCACTGGCGGTACGATCACAGGCACCGGCGAGGTGCTCAAGCAGCATCTCAAGGATCTCCATATTGCCGTTGTGGAACCGCAGGGGTCCCCTGTACTCTCCGGGGGAGAGCCGGGCAAGCACAAGCTTGTGGGCACGAGTCCGGGATTCATCCCGAACATACTGAATACGGATGTATATGATGAGATCATCCAGATTGCCGACGAGGACGCGATCGACATGTTCCGCAGGCTGGCAACGGAAGAGGGCATCTTTGTAGGACCTTCTGCCGGCGCTTCCGTCTTTGCGGCAATCAGCGTGGCGAAGAAGCTTGGTGCAGGCAAGCGTGTTGTTGCGATTGCACCGGATACGGGCGAACGCTACATGAGCATGGGCTTGATAGAATAA
- a CDS encoding ABC transporter ATP-binding protein, with amino-acid sequence MDQIIKLEDVSWRRDGKEILKDINWEVKPGEHWAILGLNGSGKTSLLNIVTGYNYPTAGRVKVLGTEFGKASLPEMRKKIGFVSNALGRFAQTLNRETAENIVLSGKFASFGIYQDITEAEAQRAANILKDLRLEYIADQRYSVLSQGEQRRTLLGRALMSNPELLILDEPCAGLDVLAREDVLAMTEQVAEETRPLLYVTHHIEEITEAISHVLLIRDGQIIAQGPKQDVLTGENLTETYKIPINLHWEGGRPWMSVERMAKESGGRT; translated from the coding sequence ATGGATCAGATCATCAAGCTTGAGGATGTATCATGGAGAAGGGATGGCAAGGAAATCCTGAAGGATATAAATTGGGAAGTGAAGCCCGGAGAACATTGGGCGATCCTTGGTCTGAACGGCTCCGGAAAGACATCGTTATTGAATATCGTCACGGGCTACAACTATCCGACTGCCGGACGGGTCAAGGTGCTGGGGACTGAATTCGGCAAGGCAAGCCTGCCTGAGATGCGCAAAAAGATCGGTTTCGTGAGCAATGCGCTCGGCAGATTTGCACAGACACTGAACCGGGAGACGGCGGAGAACATCGTATTGAGCGGCAAGTTCGCCTCCTTCGGCATCTATCAGGATATTACGGAGGCGGAGGCACAGCGTGCGGCAAACATCTTGAAGGATCTCAGGCTGGAATACATAGCGGATCAGCGCTATTCGGTACTCTCACAGGGGGAGCAGAGAAGGACGCTTCTGGGGCGTGCCCTCATGAGCAATCCTGAGCTGCTGATCCTGGATGAACCGTGTGCCGGACTGGATGTGCTGGCACGAGAGGATGTGCTGGCTATGACGGAGCAGGTAGCCGAAGAGACACGGCCGCTGCTCTATGTCACCCATCATATAGAAGAGATTACGGAAGCCATCTCCCATGTGCTACTGATCCGGGACGGCCAGATCATCGCACAGGGACCGAAACAGGATGTCCTGACGGGCGAAAACCTGACCGAAACGTATAAGATTCCGATCAATCTGCATTGGGAAGGCGGCCGTCCATGGATGTCAGTGGAGCGGATGGCAAAGGAAAGTGGGGGCAGGACATGA
- a CDS encoding VOC family protein codes for MISGHHHISMFTKDLKENNHFYTRVLGLRRVKVSVNQSDVKMYHVFYGDAEGSPGNDLTFFEMPNIGSTHRGTNMISGIGLLVPSHDSLEYWGRRLDSYDVDHDGIISYAGREALRFRDPDGLVLILLNHENKDIPEGWRPWEENDIEDEHCILGMGTVEITVKDRDSLTSLLHTMFGYTIAQEDEEETLLEAMEGEAFGEIFIRHGAGGRARAGRGSVHHLAIESKSRPLAEWDRILKEAGYMTTGVKDRYYFESLYFREENGIMFEIVGPDERGFTADRDFEELGEGLDLPPFLENRRDEIEAGLRPIEEWT; via the coding sequence ATGATTTCAGGACACCATCATATTTCGATGTTCACGAAGGACCTCAAGGAGAATAATCATTTCTATACCAGAGTGCTGGGTTTGCGACGGGTCAAAGTATCCGTAAACCAGAGTGATGTGAAGATGTATCACGTCTTCTATGGAGATGCTGAAGGCAGTCCGGGCAATGACCTGACATTCTTCGAGATGCCGAATATCGGCAGCACACACCGGGGCACCAATATGATCTCCGGCATCGGTCTTCTGGTGCCTTCCCATGACAGTCTGGAATATTGGGGCAGACGACTGGATTCCTATGATGTCGATCACGATGGCATCATCAGTTATGCCGGACGGGAAGCGCTGCGTTTCCGGGATCCGGATGGGCTCGTGCTCATTCTGCTCAATCATGAAAATAAGGATATTCCTGAGGGATGGCGCCCATGGGAGGAAAATGACATAGAGGATGAGCACTGCATCCTCGGCATGGGTACTGTGGAGATTACAGTGAAGGACAGGGATAGCCTCACATCACTGCTCCATACCATGTTCGGCTACACCATCGCCCAAGAAGACGAGGAGGAAACGCTGCTTGAAGCGATGGAAGGTGAAGCTTTCGGAGAAATCTTTATCCGGCACGGAGCGGGCGGCAGGGCGCGCGCAGGACGGGGAAGTGTCCATCATCTTGCGATTGAATCAAAGTCACGGCCTCTTGCCGAATGGGACCGTATACTGAAGGAAGCGGGCTATATGACGACCGGCGTCAAGGACCGGTATTATTTCGAGAGCCTGTACTTCAGGGAGGAGAATGGCATCATGTTTGAAATCGTCGGGCCCGATGAGCGGGGATTCACTGCAGACCGTGATTTTGAGGAACTGGGTGAAGGACTGGATCTTCCACCGTTTCTTGAAAACAGGCGTGATGAGATAGAAGCTGGATTGCGGCCGATTGAAGAGTGGACGTAA
- a CDS encoding protein-ADP-ribose hydrolase, translating into MTKWDEEVIVMANIGLQEYADAIRLNDPFEPKLDETMNREALVDDVLVILRNEQAGTQDIDIPDDYEAKRRLIRALLNIRQPKPLNKEMMLKLDTLLQIEKREKQTVAAHELPVISQEYPETDVSGSDRMALWQGDITSIEADVIINAANEKLLGCMQPLHDCIDNAIHSGAGPMLRDDCAEIIHRQKSDEETGNAKITRGYHLPARYVIHTVGPALTGNETVTEAHEAALASSYRSALDLADEMEDIRTVVFPSISTGVFGFPKQRAAEIALETVGSWLKSHDHHFDAVIFNVFSEADKQIYETKIKS; encoded by the coding sequence ATGACAAAATGGGATGAAGAGGTGATTGTAATGGCCAACATCGGACTACAGGAATATGCGGATGCGATCAGATTGAACGATCCATTCGAACCGAAACTTGATGAAACGATGAATAGGGAGGCACTGGTGGATGACGTACTGGTGATTCTGCGTAATGAGCAGGCGGGCACCCAGGACATCGACATCCCTGACGATTATGAAGCAAAACGGCGCCTCATCCGGGCACTTCTCAACATCCGGCAGCCAAAGCCGCTCAATAAGGAAATGATGCTCAAGCTGGACACACTGCTTCAGATTGAAAAGAGGGAAAAGCAGACCGTCGCAGCACACGAACTGCCTGTCATCAGCCAGGAGTATCCAGAAACGGATGTATCCGGGTCGGACAGGATGGCCCTGTGGCAAGGTGACATCACATCCATCGAGGCAGATGTGATTATAAATGCGGCGAATGAGAAGCTGCTTGGATGTATGCAGCCTCTCCATGACTGCATAGACAACGCCATCCACTCAGGCGCCGGCCCAATGCTCCGGGATGATTGTGCAGAAATCATCCACCGACAGAAATCGGATGAGGAGACGGGCAATGCTAAAATCACACGCGGGTACCATCTGCCAGCCCGATATGTGATCCATACGGTCGGACCGGCCCTCACCGGGAACGAAACCGTGACGGAGGCACACGAAGCGGCACTCGCTTCAAGCTACCGTTCCGCTCTTGATCTTGCCGACGAAATGGAGGATATCAGGACAGTCGTCTTCCCTTCCATTTCCACAGGCGTATTCGGTTTCCCGAAACAGCGGGCGGCAGAAATCGCCCTTGAAACCGTCGGCAGCTGGCTCAAGTCGCACGACCATCATTTCGATGCCGTCATATTCAATGTTTTCAGCGAGGCTGACAAGCAGATCTATGAAACCAAAATCAAGTCGTAA
- the rlmD gene encoding 23S rRNA (uracil(1939)-C(5))-methyltransferase RlmD: protein MSNQEFETHNVKIDKLDKKGSGMGHVWRDTGGSNPRKLKLNVPQTLIGEEAKVTVPNPDRKLARVLPDEIITQHPERVAPPCPHFEKCGGCVWQHWTYEGQLAYKTGEVKSFLESEGFDSGVVADALGMETPWEYRNKMEFTFGRDGALGLHELGNFRNVIDLDTCLIAGDEMVEAMLEVSNWAREHELSGYDKDKHEGLLRNLMTRQSQKTGELMLAIFSTGTPEENQAAVDDLVSRLTSKFGNLKSLMWMENRDWADMAQSEKTHVLHGRDYINDEMYGYKYRIWFDTFFQTNPLQAEKLVDLAIEMAEVTEDERMIDLFCGVGTFSLPFAARVKAIAGIEIVETSIDSAKRNAEDNGLDNTYFLAKDARRGMDEILETWGRPDLLMLDPPRSGAGGKVMRRIGRLGTDRVVYVSCNPESFADDITWLREYGYELERVQPVDLFPHTVHVELVALLRKKDSTL, encoded by the coding sequence GTGTCCAATCAGGAATTCGAAACGCACAATGTAAAAATAGATAAGCTTGATAAGAAGGGGTCCGGCATGGGGCATGTCTGGCGCGATACCGGCGGCAGCAATCCTCGGAAACTGAAGCTGAACGTCCCCCAGACGCTCATCGGGGAGGAGGCGAAGGTCACCGTACCGAACCCCGACAGGAAGCTTGCCCGTGTACTGCCGGATGAAATCATCACCCAGCATCCGGAGCGTGTCGCACCGCCATGCCCGCATTTCGAGAAGTGCGGCGGATGTGTGTGGCAGCACTGGACATACGAAGGACAGCTCGCCTATAAGACAGGCGAAGTGAAATCATTCCTTGAGTCTGAAGGGTTCGACTCTGGTGTCGTGGCCGATGCGCTTGGCATGGAGACCCCATGGGAGTACCGCAACAAGATGGAATTCACTTTCGGCAGGGACGGAGCCCTCGGCCTGCATGAACTCGGGAATTTCCGCAATGTCATCGACCTCGACACGTGTCTGATCGCCGGTGATGAAATGGTCGAGGCGATGCTCGAAGTCTCCAATTGGGCCCGGGAACACGAACTCAGCGGATATGACAAGGATAAGCATGAGGGGCTGCTAAGAAATCTCATGACAAGACAGTCACAGAAGACCGGCGAACTGATGCTGGCGATTTTCTCAACCGGCACTCCGGAGGAGAACCAGGCAGCTGTGGATGACCTCGTCAGCCGGCTGACATCAAAGTTCGGTAACCTCAAGAGCCTGATGTGGATGGAGAACAGGGACTGGGCGGATATGGCGCAGTCGGAGAAGACGCATGTACTCCATGGCCGCGACTATATCAATGATGAAATGTATGGCTACAAATACAGGATCTGGTTCGATACCTTCTTCCAGACGAACCCGCTCCAGGCGGAGAAGCTCGTTGATCTGGCGATAGAGATGGCGGAAGTCACTGAAGATGAACGGATGATCGACCTCTTCTGCGGTGTCGGGACATTTTCACTGCCTTTTGCAGCCAGGGTCAAGGCAATTGCAGGCATCGAGATTGTAGAAACATCCATCGATTCTGCTAAAAGGAATGCCGAAGACAACGGCCTCGACAACACCTACTTCCTCGCCAAGGACGCAAGGCGCGGCATGGATGAAATCCTTGAAACATGGGGGAGGCCGGACCTGCTCATGCTGGATCCGCCGCGTTCCGGGGCAGGTGGAAAGGTCATGCGCCGAATCGGCCGGCTTGGGACCGACCGCGTCGTCTATGTATCCTGCAATCCGGAATCATTTGCCGATGACATCACATGGCTGAGGGAATATGGATATGAACTTGAGCGCGTACAGCCTGTAGACCTTTTTCCACATACGGTACACGTGGAGCTTGTCGCATTGCTGAGGAAAAAAGATTCAACATTATAG
- a CDS encoding arsenic resistance protein, with protein MNRLEKYQPLILLIAIFMGVTMGGVDSVQQHAGAFIAPFLMLMLYGLFLLMPLKRIFTSFKKVKFVLVSLGINFLWTPVIAYAIGMVFLSEHPLIWVGFVMLTVTPCTDWYLVFTGLAKGDTVLSASLLPINLILQLILLPAYLYLFFGFEQSTGLSFPGIIQSVLLVVGIPFLLALLTKRFLPSEGRVEGFFDTFNVIFLGLAVTAMFASERDTLLENFDVVILLLPPLLLFFLITFIVGKGAGRLFRFGRKESVSLIMMTLARNSPLALAIAVTAFPEQPLIALSLVIGPIIELPVLGLASRILIRHK; from the coding sequence ATGAACAGGCTTGAAAAATATCAGCCGCTGATTCTGCTCATTGCCATATTTATGGGAGTTACGATGGGCGGCGTCGACAGTGTCCAACAGCATGCCGGTGCCTTCATCGCTCCCTTCCTCATGCTCATGCTTTATGGATTGTTTCTGCTGATGCCATTGAAACGGATATTCACTTCATTCAAAAAGGTGAAGTTCGTGCTCGTTTCACTCGGCATCAATTTTTTATGGACGCCCGTCATTGCATATGCAATCGGCATGGTCTTCCTTTCAGAGCATCCATTGATATGGGTCGGGTTCGTCATGTTGACAGTGACCCCGTGCACCGACTGGTACCTTGTATTCACCGGCCTGGCGAAAGGGGATACGGTGCTGTCGGCGTCGCTGCTTCCGATCAATCTGATTCTGCAGCTGATCCTGCTGCCCGCCTATCTTTATCTGTTCTTCGGATTTGAACAGAGCACCGGACTGTCATTCCCGGGCATCATACAGAGTGTGCTGCTTGTGGTCGGCATCCCTTTTCTACTTGCACTGCTGACGAAGCGCTTCCTTCCTTCAGAAGGCAGAGTGGAGGGCTTCTTCGACACCTTCAATGTCATCTTTCTTGGACTTGCCGTGACCGCAATGTTCGCTTCCGAACGCGATACACTGCTTGAGAACTTTGATGTCGTCATTCTTCTGCTGCCGCCGTTGCTGCTGTTCTTCCTGATTACCTTCATAGTGGGGAAGGGGGCAGGCAGACTGTTCCGGTTCGGCAGGAAGGAATCCGTCAGTCTGATCATGATGACACTGGCACGCAATTCTCCGCTTGCACTCGCCATCGCCGTTACAGCATTTCCGGAGCAGCCGCTGATCGCCCTGTCCCTCGTCATCGGTCCCATCATCGAACTGCCGGTACTGGGTCTTGCTTCGAGAATACTGATCAGGCATAAATAA
- a CDS encoding MFS transporter, whose translation MARPRIEGEFSREQYHTAKLWQIGAFALNNTATNLFLFGMGFVTYYATGVAGLTVMVVSTILALMRVFDSITDPLIGFIIDKTETKFGKFRPIMVFGNAILILTFLLMFNVIHLFPESLHLIIFIILQFFYIIGYTMQTTVTRAAQTVLTNHPRQRPLFSIFDAIFSLSLFTFGQLYASQYMIGKYGDFTEAYFTELSFTFAAISALFTVLAVVAIWGKDRKEFYGIEDINVKTRFRDYWPVLKRNRALQMLVLSAATDKFAAMFMNQQVVQVMLFGILMGNFALSGQFSLIILIPSLFIVFFGVRYAQNLGLRRALILFSYIGTISFTLLFVLMVLFDTERFALGNWGILSITFLVLYSIGRSVSTLTPSIVIPMIADVSDYETYESGRYIPGMIAALFSFVDKLVSSTAPFVVGVLVAMIGFGDEFPTVNDELTTGLLWVSLMTALGFPILGWIISIIAMRFYPLTKEKMAEIQTELNNTKNFILDERDRKLAEQQAADEEGKGDGK comes from the coding sequence ATGGCGAGACCAAGAATTGAAGGTGAATTTTCAAGGGAGCAGTACCATACGGCGAAACTGTGGCAGATTGGTGCCTTTGCACTGAACAACACAGCGACGAACCTATTCCTATTCGGTATGGGGTTTGTCACATACTATGCGACGGGCGTTGCGGGGCTGACGGTGATGGTCGTCAGTACGATACTTGCACTCATGCGGGTGTTCGACAGCATCACCGATCCGCTGATCGGCTTCATCATCGATAAGACCGAGACGAAGTTCGGAAAATTCCGGCCAATCATGGTGTTTGGGAATGCAATACTCATTCTGACATTCCTGCTGATGTTCAATGTCATCCACCTGTTTCCGGAAAGTCTGCACCTCATCATATTCATCATACTGCAGTTCTTCTACATCATCGGCTATACGATGCAGACGACTGTCACCCGGGCAGCTCAGACGGTTCTGACGAATCATCCGAGACAGCGGCCGCTGTTTTCGATCTTTGATGCGATATTCTCGCTTTCACTATTCACATTCGGTCAGCTCTATGCCTCCCAGTACATGATCGGTAAATATGGAGATTTCACCGAAGCCTACTTCACGGAACTCTCCTTTACTTTTGCGGCCATCTCAGCACTCTTCACAGTGCTGGCGGTAGTGGCGATATGGGGGAAGGACAGGAAAGAATTCTATGGTATTGAAGATATCAATGTCAAGACGCGGTTCCGCGACTACTGGCCTGTACTGAAGCGCAACAGGGCGCTCCAGATGCTCGTCCTATCTGCTGCGACCGACAAGTTCGCAGCGATGTTCATGAACCAGCAGGTGGTGCAGGTCATGCTGTTCGGCATCCTGATGGGCAATTTCGCCCTGAGCGGACAATTCAGCCTGATCATCCTGATACCTAGCCTTTTCATCGTCTTCTTCGGTGTAAGATACGCCCAGAACCTTGGTCTCAGACGTGCATTGATTCTTTTCTCCTATATCGGGACAATCTCCTTCACGCTGCTATTCGTACTGATGGTCCTTTTCGATACGGAACGCTTTGCGCTCGGCAACTGGGGAATCCTGTCCATAACGTTCCTGGTCCTGTATTCCATTGGGCGCTCCGTCAGCACCCTGACGCCGTCCATCGTCATACCGATGATTGCCGATGTCTCGGACTATGAGACTTATGAGTCCGGGAGGTATATCCCAGGCATGATTGCAGCACTTTTCTCCTTCGTCGATAAGCTGGTTTCGAGTACAGCACCATTCGTTGTTGGTGTGCTCGTGGCCATGATTGGATTTGGAGATGAGTTTCCGACGGTCAACGATGAACTGACGACAGGACTGTTGTGGGTGTCCCTCATGACAGCACTCGGCTTCCCGATACTTGGTTGGATCATATCCATCATAGCAATGCGCTTCTATCCATTGACGAAGGAAAAGATGGCGGAGATCCAGACCGAACTCAACAACACGAAGAACTTCATCTTGGATGAGCGGGATCGGAAACTGGCAGAACAGCAAGCAGCTGATGAAGAAGGAAAAGGTGACGGAAAGTAG